The DNA region GAATCACTTGCGACGGTCGGTCTTAGGCGCCTTGGCGCTGTGCGCTACGCTTGCTGCGGCAAGCGCGTCGTACGGCGACGAAGACACCGCCAACGAGCACGTTCAACTCGTCCTTTCCTTTTTGAACGACCAAGACAAGGACATTCGCGCACTCGCGTTCGCTCAGGTCCGCACGCAGTCGCCGGGAGGGGCCGCCACCGAGCGGTTCGCCGCGCAACTTGCCGGGCTCCCCGCGGACGGGCAGATCGGACTGCTGGGCGCGCTGGCGGACCGCGGAGATAAGGCGGCGCGCCCCGCTCTTCTCGACCTGCTGGCCCAAACATCCGACGCCCAGGTCACGATCGCCGCAACCAAGGCCCTGGGGCCGCTGGGCAACTCCAAGGACCTTCCGCTGCTCGTCGAGCGGCTGGGTAGCGAGAGTCCAGGCGCGTTGCAGGCGGCCGCCCGCAGCAGTCTCGTGCGGCTTGAAGGAGACGACGTGCCACAGTCCATCGTCGACGCCATGGGCCATACGTCTCCCAAGGTCCAGGTTGAGCTGATCGAGGTTCTGGCCACCCGCCGTGCGCTCAGCGCGACTGGCGCGCTGCTCCAGGCGTCGCTGTCTGGCGAGGCCCAGGTCCGCCGCGCCGCGATGACCGCCCTGGGCCAGTTGGCCTCGGCCGAGGACCTGCCCGGCTTGGTGAGGGGAGTTTTGCGCGCCGAGCCCGGCAAGGAACGTGAGGCGGCAGAAAAGGAGGTGATGTTTGTCTGCGCGCGGATCGCTGATCCACCCAAGCGCGACGCCCTGCTGCTGGAGGCGCTGGCTCAGCTTCCCAAAGCCGACCAGACGGCGATGCTCTCCACGCTCGGCAGGGTGGGCGGCCCGGCCGCGCTCGGGGTCGTCGAAGCGGCGATCG from Pirellulimonas nuda includes:
- a CDS encoding HEAT repeat domain-containing protein, encoding MNHLRRSVLGALALCATLAAASASYGDEDTANEHVQLVLSFLNDQDKDIRALAFAQVRTQSPGGAATERFAAQLAGLPADGQIGLLGALADRGDKAARPALLDLLAQTSDAQVTIAATKALGPLGNSKDLPLLVERLGSESPGALQAAARSSLVRLEGDDVPQSIVDAMGHTSPKVQVELIEVLATRRALSATGALLQASLSGEAQVRRAAMTALGQLASAEDLPGLVRGVLRAEPGKEREAAEKEVMFVCARIADPPKRDALLLEALAQLPKADQTAMLSTLGRVGGPAALGVVEAAIASDDAEEHAMGVRALCNWPDASVAPRLIELVQEDGHEGDQIAALRALIRIAPLPDGRSDRQELELLKLAFSLATRDQERQLALKRAAAIRTPEALRFILPYVDRPPFAETACLSVVELAHHRGLREPNKAEFDRALDKVIAASKDAVVVDRARRYKKDETWVRPTQSQ